The stretch of DNA TAGCACCGTCAAAGTTCATCACGCAAGTCGAGTTACCATGGATCCCCATCTTATGTTCAAGACTCGCAGCACATAAAGTATTGGGCTCGCCGAAACTGCCATCGTCATTGACCCATATTTTAGGCACCGCAAACAACGAAATCCCCTTCACACCTTCAGGCGCATCAGGTAATTTAGCCAACACTAAATGAATAATATTATCTGTTAAGTCATGATCGCCAGAGGAGATGAATATTTTCTCTCCCGTAATGGCAAACGTACCTTCTCCCGCGGGAATCGCTTTGGTGCGCAGTAATGCCAAATCGGTACCAGCATGAGACTCTGTCAGGTTCATGGTGCCAGTCCACTCACCACTGACAAGCTTGTCCAGATACTTGCGCTTTAAGCTATCACTTCCATGAACATGAATAGCAGCGTAGGCACCATGCGTAAGGCCTGGATACATGGCAAACGCCATATTAGTGGCCGTTTTCATCTCGGTTGCAAATATACCCACGACTTCAGGCAACCCTTGACCGCCATATTCAGGATCGCAAGTCAGTGTAGCCCAACCATTATCAACATATTGCTGATAAGCATCGATAAACCCTTTCGGGGTAACGACTTTACCATCGACTAATTTACAGCCTTCGACATCTCCAGAACCATTAAGTGGCAACATAATGTCGGTAGTAAAATCAGCAACACCTTGCAATACCGCTTCAATAAGTTCTGGATCAAACTCATCAAAACCCGCTAAATCCTTTTGGTTATAAATGTCGAGCAATTCATTAAGTACAAACTGATAGTCACGTAATGGTGCTTGATAAATTGGCATTGCGTCATCCCTTTAATTATTGTCTTTATGGTCAGTGCTCCGACCACCTTATCTAAATTTGAGCAAAAACTCAGCATTATTTTTGCTTTGTTTATTTATCAGAACAGCGTTACCGTAAAATCACTTTAAATAGCCCTTATCTCACTTGTAAAAACGGGTTAAGCTAAATCATCTATCCCGTTAACTCTCTGAAAGGACATGTCTCCATGGGTTTTGTCACCACTAAAAAACACGCCAACGGTCTAGAATATGTCGATATAAATACCCCTCATTGCAAGGCGCGGATCTTTCTCCAAGGCGCGCAGATTGACTACTTTGAACCTGCTGGTAAAAAGCCTCTTTTATGGGTATCAACTGCTGATGATTATCAACCAGGAATGGGTATTCGTGGTGGAGTGCCAGTGTGTTGGCCTTGGTTCGGCATGAGTTCAACGCCGGGTTTTCCACAACATGGTTTCGCGCGCACTCGAATTTGGACATTAGATTCGGTCAAAATGGATGAAGATGCCGTAGAGATAAAACTCAGCTTACCTCTGACTGACAACGATAGAGAATTTTGGCCACATAACACCAGTGTAGAGATGTCATTTAGGCTTAATGAGACACTCTCAATAAGTATTACTAATATTAATCATGCTGATTATGATGTGAGCTTAACCCAAGCTTTGCACAGCTATTTTCCTATTGAAGATATTCATCAATTAAAAGCCACTGGGTTTGAGGGTGCTAACTACATAGAGTTTGCTAAGGGCCCGTTCCCTCAAGCACAAGATCATGTCGATTTCACTCGCGAAACAGACCGCGTTTATACCGAACTGGGCAGCACACAAGCATTACATACTGTTGATGGCATCATCGAAGTCAGCCGTGAAAACAGTAAAAGTGCAGTATTGTGGAACCCTTGGATTGATAAATCTCAGCGTTTATCTCGATTTAATGATGATGATTACTTAACAATGGTCTGCCTGGAGGCTGCAAATGTACTTGACGATAAAGTCACTTTAGCCCCAAATGAAAGTCATACATTAACGACCCATATTCGCTGGA from Shewanella sp. Choline-02u-19 encodes:
- a CDS encoding D-hexose-6-phosphate mutarotase, giving the protein MGFVTTKKHANGLEYVDINTPHCKARIFLQGAQIDYFEPAGKKPLLWVSTADDYQPGMGIRGGVPVCWPWFGMSSTPGFPQHGFARTRIWTLDSVKMDEDAVEIKLSLPLTDNDREFWPHNTSVEMSFRLNETLSISITNINHADYDVSLTQALHSYFPIEDIHQLKATGFEGANYIEFAKGPFPQAQDHVDFTRETDRVYTELGSTQALHTVDGIIEVSRENSKSAVLWNPWIDKSQRLSRFNDDDYLTMVCLEAANVLDDKVTLAPNESHTLTTHIRWK